One stretch of Emys orbicularis isolate rEmyOrb1 chromosome 7, rEmyOrb1.hap1, whole genome shotgun sequence DNA includes these proteins:
- the NKX1-2 gene encoding NK1 transcription factor-related protein 2, producing MLECQDSGAKVAPIHHKISFSILDILDPQKFTRKSNPAAQSRGSISHSGEQEKSFGRVEVEKDTANQRSSRDTLEAYDANSKEESEAASTLEGSACEGEEPAPGPDRSQPAAAPPRLHDFPGSPDPEERDDPGSPRASKRRRAEPSCAKPRRARTAFTYEQLVALENKFRATRYLSVCERLNLALSLSLTETQVKIWFQNRRTKWKKQNPGADGAVPPAASAAAPPCGAGGGSPSPPGPSALAFQTFSSYPAANVLFPAAAPLPLAAAPFLSPAYLAPFYTPHL from the exons ATGCTGGAATGTCAGGACAGTGGGGCCAAGGTGGCCCCCATCCATCATAAAATCTCCTTCTCCATCTTAGACATCCTGGATCCCCAGAAATTTACCAGGAAAAGCAATCCGGCggcacagagcaggggcagcATCTCGCATTCAGGAGAGCAAGAGAAAAGTTTTGGCAGAGTTGAAGTAGAAAAGGATACCGCGAATCAAAGGAGCAGCAGGGATACACTAGAGGCATATG ATGCCAACTCCAAGGAAGAGAGCGAGGCGGCGTCCACACTGGAGGGCTCCGCGTGCGAGGGGGAGGAGCCGGCCCCGGGACCGGACCGGAGCCAGCCCGCAGCAGCCCCACCGCGCTTGCACGACTTCCCCGGCTCGCCTGATCCGGAGGAGAGAGACGATCCCGGCTCCCCGCGAGCCTCCAAGCGGCGCCGCGCCGAGCCGAGCTGTGCCAAGCCCCGGCGGGCCCGGACGGCCTTTACGTACGAGCAGCTGGTGGCCCTGGAGAACAAGTTCAGGGCCACCCGCTACCTGTCGGTGTGCGAGCGCCTCAACCTGGCGCTGTCGCTCAGCCTGACCGAGACCCAGGTCAAAATCTGGTTCCAGAACAGACGGACCAAgtggaagaagcagaaccccgggGCGGACGGGGCGGTGCCGCCGGCAGCCAGTGCCGCGGCGCCCCCTTGCGGAGCAGGCGGCGGCAGCCCCAGCCCGCCGGGCCCTAGCGCCCTGGCCTTCCAGACTTTCTCCTCCTACCCCGCCGCCAATGTCCTCTTCCCAGCggctgctcccctgcccctggCCGCGGCGCCGTTCCTCAGCCCGGCCTACCTGGCCCCCTTCTACACCCCGCACCTCTAA